A DNA window from Paralichthys olivaceus isolate ysfri-2021 chromosome 11, ASM2471397v2, whole genome shotgun sequence contains the following coding sequences:
- the LOC138412050 gene encoding uncharacterized protein isoform X1, translating to MPSNENTRDSSAASVALTAYEVKAGDVLQSSCSSYSVLNLIGEGTFGKIAASIDLRTKQNVAVKILKKRESTQDTKHEVSMLKLIGRLDSTYMVRFHEQFVHMEQNCLVFERLDISLYDLQWRQRKYLPLNQIRPIAKQVFEALDALKGMDVIHADIKPENIMFVHLQNQPLRVKLIDFGCSMMKSKIHQGMYIQPNGYRAPEISLGLPFTEAVDVWGVGCVLAFLYMAQNPFCISSDYQMMKGIVTVLGQPEDRLLRDGNYSRCFFIEEWGADRSSWRLMTAEEFRATNCLETEGVPSSLSSLISLIFFHPWLEAAEMDDRMVFVNLLSGLLHVDGDQRITPRQALRHPFITMSHLRKDGDSWDYRTSSQLAMKVCPNANSVYCATSDSSHGATSDSSHGATSDSSHGAISEKGYTDSMDKVSCEALVSTSAPKSSTGDKYTSSEDDGAFYDVPLEDVAVDVTAAATTSSGGKRKWLRRIQKFFSSPISFFRRKVDKVSCEALVSTSAPKSSTGDKYTSSEVLDSDLSTSKDTSVPSIKDDDTSELSWCSDATVDDVAVDDAAVDEAAVDDVAVDDAAVDDAAVDDVAVDVAVDDAAVDMAVDDAAVDDAAVDDVAVDDVAVDDVAVDDVAFDDVAFDDVAFDDVALDDGAFYDVALDDGAFYDVPLDDVAVDVTAAATASSGGKRKWLRRIQKFFSSPISFFRRKVDKVSCEALVSTSAPKSSTGDKYTSSEVLDSDLSTSKDTSLPSIKDDDTSELSWCSDATVDDVAVDDAAVDEAAVDDVAVDNVAVDDAAVDDAAVDDVAVDVAVDDAAVDDAAVDVAVDVTVDVAFDDVALDDGAFYDVPLDDVAVDVTAAATASSGGKRKWLRRIQKFFSSPISFFRRKVDKVSCEALVSTSAPKSSTGDKYTSSEVLDSDLSTSKDTSLPSIKDDDTSELSWCSDATVDDVAVDDAAVDEAAVDDVAVDNVAVDDAAVDDAAVDDVAVDVAVDDAAVDDAAVDVAVDVTVDVAFDDVALDDVAVDVTAAATASSGGKRKWLRRIQKFFSSLISFFRRKVED from the exons ATGCCTTCAAACGAAAACACAAGAGATTCTTCTGCTGCCTCAG TTGCACTGACAGCTTATGAAGTTAAGGCCGGCGACGTGCTCCAAAGCAGCTGTTCCTCCTATTCAGTCCTGAATTTGATAGGGGAAGGCACCTTTGGAAAAATCGCTGCGTCGATAGATCTCAGGACTAAACAGAATGTGGCTGttaaaatcctgaaaaaaagaGAGTCCACCCAGGACACTAAGCATGAG gttTCCATGTTGAAACTCATAGGTCGCCTGGATTCCACCTACATGGTCAGGTTCCATGAGCAATTTGTGCACATGGAACAGAACTGTTTGGTGTTTGAGAGGCTGGAcataagtctctatgacctgcAGTGGAGACAGAGGAAGTACCTTCCTCTAAATCAGATCCGCCCAATTGCCAAGCAG GTCTTTGAGGCCCTGGACGCCCTGAAGGGTATGGATGTCATTCATGCAGACATCAAACCAGAAAACATCATGTTCGTCCACTTGCAGAATCAGCCACTCAGGGTGAAGCTGATAGATTTTGGCTGCTCCATGATGAAGTCCAAAATCCACCAGGGGATGTACATCCAGCCGAATGGGTACAG GGCTCCAGAAATCTCACTCGGCCTTCCATTCACCGAGGCCGTCGATGTGTGGGGGGTCGGGTGCGTACTGGCCTTCTTGTACATGGCTCAAAACCCGTTCTGTATTAGCTCTGATTATCAAATG ATGAAGGGCATAGTAACAGTGCTGGGCCAGCCGGAGGACCGCCTGCTCCGTGACGGCAACTACAGCCGATGTTTCTTCATCGAAGAGTGGGGTGCAGACCGTTCATCATGGAGATTGATG ACTGCAGAAGAATTCAGAGCAACGAACTGCTTGGAAACAGAGGGGGTGCCAAGCTCTCTGAGCTCTCTAATCAGCCTGATTTTT TTCCATCCATGGTTGGAGGCTGCTGAGATGGACGACCGCATGGTCTTTGTCAATCTGTTGAGCGGGTTGCTGCATGTTGACGGGGATCAGAGAATAACTCCTCGTCAAGCTCTGAGGCATCCCTTCATCACCATGAGCCACCTGAGAAAGGATGGCGACAGCTGGGACTA TCGGACCTCCTCCCAACTGGCAATGAAGGTCTGCCCAAATGCGAACAGTGTCTACTGTGCAACCTCAGACAGTAGCCACGGTGCAACCTCAGACAGTAGCCATGGTGCAACCTCAGACAGTAGCCACGGTGCAATCTCAGAAAAAGGTTACACTGACTCCATGGACAAAGTCTCCTGTGAGGCTCTAGTCTCCACAAGTGCCCCCAAGTCATCCACTGGAGACAAATACACCAGTTCAGAAGATGACGGGGCTTTTTATGACGTGCCTTTAGaagacgtggctgtagacgtcACCGCTGCAGCCACAACCTCCTCGGGCGGCAAAAGGAAGTGGCTAAGAAGAATCCAGAAATTCTTCTCAAGCCCCATCAGCTTTTTCCGTCGGAAAGTGGACAAAGTCTCCTGTGAGGCTCTAGTCTCCACAAGTGCCCCCAAGTCATCCACTGGAGACAAATACACCAGTTCAGAAGTCTTGGATTCTGACCTGTCAACCTCCAAAGACACCTCAGTACCCTCAATTAAAGACGATGACACCAGTGAACTGTCCTGGTGCTCTGACGCCACTGTAGatgacgtggctgtagacgacgcTGCTGTAGATGAAGCggctgtagacgacgtggctgtagacgacgcggctgtagacgacgcggctgtagacgacgtggctgtagacgtggctgtagacgatGCGGCTGTAGACATGGCTGTAGACGATGCGGCTGTAGACGACGCAGCTGTagacgacgtggctgtagacgacgtggctgtagacgacgtggctgtagacgacgtggcTTTTGACGACGTGGCTTTTGACGACGTGGCTTTTGACGACGTGGCTTTAGACGACGGGGCTTTTTATGACGTGGCTTTAGACGACGGGGCTTTTTATGACGTGCCTTTagacgacgtggctgtagacgtcaccgctgcagccacagcctccTCCGGCGGCAAAAGGAAGTGGCTAAGAAGAATCCAGAAATTCTTCTCAAGCCCCATCAGCTTTTTCCGTCGGAAAGTGGACAAAGTCTCCTGTGAGGCTCTAGTCTCCACAAGTGCCCCCAAGTCATCCACTGGAGACAAATACACCAGTTCAGAAGTCTTGGATTCTGACCTGTCAACCTCCAAAGACACCTCATTACCCTCAATTAAAGACGATGACACCAGTGAACTGTCCTGGTGCTCTGACGCCACTGTAGatgacgtggctgtagacgacgcTGCTGTAGACGAAGCggctgtagacgacgtggctgtagacaacgtggctgtagacgacgcggctgtagacgacgctgctgtagacgacgtggctgtagacgtggctgtagacgatGCGGCTGTAGACGACGCAGCTgtagacgtggctgtagacgtgACTGTAGACGTGGCTTTTgac GACGTGGCTTTAGACGACGGGGCTTTTTATGACGTGCCTTTagacgacgtggctgtagacgtcaccgctgcagccacagcctccTCCGGCGGCAAAAGGAAGTGGCTAAGAAGAATCCAGAAATTCTTCTCAAGCCCCATCAGCTTTTTCCGTCGGAAAGTGGACAAAGTCTCCTGTGAGGCTCTAGTCTCCACAAGTGCCCCCAAGTCATCCACTGGAGACAAATACACCAGTTCAGAAGTCTTGGATTCTGACCTGTCAACCTCCAAAGACACCTCATTACCCTCAATTAAAGACGATGACACCAGTGAACTGTCCTGGTGCTCTGACGCCACTGTAGatgacgtggctgtagacgacgcTGCTGTAGACGAAGCggctgtagacgacgtggctgtagacaacgtggctgtagacgacgcggctgtagacgacgctgctgtagacgacgtggctgtagacgtggctgtagacgatGCGGCTGTAGACGACGCAGCTgtagacgtggctgtagacgtgACTGTAGACGTGGCTTTTGACGACGTGGCTTTagacgacgtggctgtagacgtcaccgctgcagccacagcctccTCAGGCGGCAAAAGGAAGTGGCTAAGAAGAATCCAGAAATTCTTCTCAAGCCTCATCAGTTTTTTCCGTCGGAAAGTGGAGGactga
- the LOC138412050 gene encoding uncharacterized protein isoform X2, with translation MPSNENTRDSSAASVALTAYEVKAGDVLQSSCSSYSVLNLIGEGTFGKIAASIDLRTKQNVAVKILKKRESTQDTKHEVSMLKLIGRLDSTYMVRFHEQFVHMEQNCLVFERLDISLYDLQWRQRKYLPLNQIRPIAKQVFEALDALKGMDVIHADIKPENIMFVHLQNQPLRVKLIDFGCSMMKSKIHQGMYIQPNGYRAPEISLGLPFTEAVDVWGVGCVLAFLYMAQNPFCISSDYQMMKGIVTVLGQPEDRLLRDGNYSRCFFIEEWGADRSSWRLMTAEEFRATNCLETEGVPSSLSSLISLIFFHPWLEAAEMDDRMVFVNLLSGLLHVDGDQRITPRQALRHPFITMSHLRKDGDSWDYRTSSQLAMKVCPNANSVYCATSDSSHGATSDSSHGATSDSSHGAISEKGYTDSMDKVSCEALVSTSAPKSSTGDKYTSSEDDGAFYDVPLEDVAVDVTAAATTSSGGKRKWLRRIQKFFSSPISFFRRKVDKVSCEALVSTSAPKSSTGDKYTSSEVLDSDLSTSKDTSVPSIKDDDTSELSWCSDATVDDVAVDDAAVDEAAVDDVAVDDAAVDDAAVDDTAVDDVAVDVAVDDAAVDMAVDDAAVDDAAVDVAVDDVAVDDVAFDDVAFDDVALDDVALDDGAFYDVALDDGAFYDVPLDDVAVDVTAAATASSGGKRKWLRRIQKFFSSPISFFRRKVDKVSCEALVSTSAPKSSTGDKYTSSEVLDSDLSTSKDTSLPSIKDDDTSELSWCSDATVDDVAVDDAAVDEAAVDDVAVDNVAVDDAAVDDAAVDDVAVDVAVDDAAVDDAAVDVAVDVTVDVAFDDVALDDVAVDVTAAATASSGGKRKWLRRIQKFFSSLISFFRRKVED, from the exons ATGCCTTCAAACGAAAACACAAGAGATTCTTCTGCTGCCTCAG TTGCACTGACAGCTTATGAAGTTAAGGCCGGCGACGTGCTCCAAAGCAGCTGTTCCTCCTATTCAGTCCTGAATTTGATAGGGGAAGGCACCTTTGGAAAAATCGCTGCGTCGATAGATCTCAGGACTAAACAGAATGTGGCTGttaaaatcctgaaaaaaagaGAGTCCACCCAGGACACTAAGCATGAG gttTCCATGTTGAAACTCATAGGTCGCCTGGATTCCACCTACATGGTCAGGTTCCATGAGCAATTTGTGCACATGGAACAGAACTGTTTGGTGTTTGAGAGGCTGGAcataagtctctatgacctgcAGTGGAGACAGAGGAAGTACCTTCCTCTAAATCAGATCCGCCCAATTGCCAAGCAG GTCTTTGAGGCCCTGGACGCCCTGAAGGGTATGGATGTCATTCATGCAGACATCAAACCAGAAAACATCATGTTCGTCCACTTGCAGAATCAGCCACTCAGGGTGAAGCTGATAGATTTTGGCTGCTCCATGATGAAGTCCAAAATCCACCAGGGGATGTACATCCAGCCGAATGGGTACAG GGCTCCAGAAATCTCACTCGGCCTTCCATTCACCGAGGCCGTCGATGTGTGGGGGGTCGGGTGCGTACTGGCCTTCTTGTACATGGCTCAAAACCCGTTCTGTATTAGCTCTGATTATCAAATG ATGAAGGGCATAGTAACAGTGCTGGGCCAGCCGGAGGACCGACTGCTCCGTGACGGCAACTACAGCCGATGTTTCTTCATCGAAGAGTGGGGTGCAGACCGTTCATCATGGAGATTGATG ACTGCAGAAGAATTCAGAGCAACGAACTGCTTGGAAACAGAGGGGGTGCCAAGCTCTCTGAGCTCTCTAATCAGCCTGATTTTT TTCCATCCATGGTTGGAGGCTGCTGAGATGGACGACCGCATGGTCTTTGTCAATCTGTTGAGCGGGTTGCTGCATGTTGACGGGGATCAGAGAATAACTCCTCGTCAAGCTCTGAGGCATCCCTTCATCACCATGAGCCACCTGAGAAAGGATGGCGACAGCTGGGACTA TCGGACCTCCTCCCAACTGGCAATGAAGGTCTGCCCAAATGCGAACAGTGTCTACTGTGCAACCTCAGACAGTAGCCACGGTGCAACCTCAGACAGTAGCCATGGTGCAACCTCAGACAGTAGCCACGGTGCAATCTCAGAAAAAGGTTACACTGACTCCATGGACAAAGTCTCCTGTGAGGCTCTAGTCTCCACAAGTGCCCCCAAGTCATCCACTGGAGACAAATACACCAGTTCAGAAGATGACGGGGCTTTTTATGACGTGCCTTTAGaagacgtggctgtagacgtcACCGCTGCAGCCACAACCTCCTCGGGCGGCAAAAGGAAGTGGCTAAGAAGAATCCAGAAATTCTTCTCAAGCCCCATCAGCTTTTTCCGTCGGAAAGTGGACAAAGTCTCCTGTGAGGCTCTAGTCTCCACAAGTGCCCCCAAGTCATCCACTGGAGACAAATACACCAGTTCAGAAGTCTTGGATTCTGACCTGTCAACCTCCAAAGACACCTCAGTACCCTCAATTAAAGACGATGACACCAGTGAACTGTCCTGGTGCTCTGACGCCACTGTAGatgacgtggctgtagacgacgcTGCTGTAGATGAAGCggctgtagacgacgtggctgtagacgacgcGGCTGTAGACGACGCGGCTGTAGACGACACTGCTGTagacgacgtggctgtagacgtggctgtagacgatGCGGCTGTAGACATGGCTGTAGACGATGCGGCTGTAGACGACGCAGCTgtagacgtggctgtagacgacgtggctgtagacgacgtggcTTTTGACGACGTGGCTTTTGACGACGTGGCTTTAGACGACGTGGCTTTAGACGACGGGGCTTTTTATGACGTGGCTTTAGACGACGGGGCTTTTTATGACGTGCCTTTagacgacgtggctgtagacgtcaccgctgcagccacagcctccTCCGGCGGCAAAAGGAAGTGGCTAAGAAGAATCCAGAAATTCTTCTCAAGCCCCATCAGCTTTTTCCGTCGGAAAGTGGACAAAGTCTCCTGTGAGGCTCTAGTCTCCACAAGTGCCCCCAAGTCATCCACTGGAGACAAATACACCAGTTCAGAAGTCTTGGATTCTGACCTGTCAACCTCCAAAGACACCTCATTACCCTCAATTAAAGACGATGACACCAGTGAACTGTCCTGGTGCTCTGACGCCACTGTAGatgacgtggctgtagacgacgcTGCTGTAGACGAAGCggctgtagacgacgtggctgtagacaacgtggctgtagacgacgcggctgtagacgacgctgctgtagacgacgtggctgtagacgtggctgtagacgatGCGGCTGTAGACGACGCAGCTgtagacgtggctgtagacgtgACTGTAGACGTGGCTTTTGACGACGTGGCTTTagacgacgtggctgtagacgtcaccgctgcagccacagcctccTCAGGCGGCAAAAGGAAGTGGCTAAGAAGAATCCAGAAATTCTTCTCAAGCCTCATCAGTTTTTTCCGTCGGAAAGTGGAGGactga
- the LOC138412067 gene encoding uncharacterized protein: MPSNENTRDSSAASVALTAYEVKAGDVLQSSCSSYSVLNLIGEGTFGKIAASIDLRTKQNVAVKILKKRESTQDTKHEVSMLKLIGRLDSTYMVRFHEQFVHMEQNCLVFERLDISLYDLQWRQRKYLPLNQIRPIAKQVFEALDALKGMDVIHADIKPENIMFVHLQNQPLRVKLIDFGCSMMKSKIHQGMYIQPNGYRAPEISLGLPFTEAVDVWGVGCVLAFLYMAQNPFCISSDYQMMKGIVTVLGQPEDRLLRDGNYSRCFFIEEWGADRSSWRLMTAEEFRATNCLETEGVPSSLSSLISLIFFHPWLEAAEMDDRMVFVNLLSGLLHVDGDQRITPRQALRHPFITMSHLRKDGDSWDYRTSSQLAMKVCPNANSVYCATSDSSHGATSDSSHGAISEKGYTESMDKVSCEALVFTSAPKSSTGDKYTSSEDDGAFYDVPLEDVAVDVTAAATTSSGGKRKWLRRIQKFFSSPISFFRRKVDKVSCEALVSTSAPKSSTGDKYTSSEVLDSDLSTSKDTSVPSIKDDDTSELSWCSDATVDDVAVDDAAVDEAAVDDAAVDDAAVDDVAVDDVAVDDAAVDDAAVDDVAVDDVALDDAAVDMAVDDAAVDDAAVDVALDDVALDDVAFDDVAVDDVAVDDVAFDDVAFDDVALDNGAFYDVALDDGAFYDVHLDDVAVDDAAVDEAAVDDVAVDNVAVDVAVDDAAVDDAAVDVAVDMAVDMAVDVAVDDVAFDDVAFDDVAFDDVALDDGAFYDVALDDWAFYDVPLDDVAVDVTAAATASSGGKRKWLRRIQKFFSSPISFFRRKVDKVSCEALVSTSAPKSSTGDKYTSSEVLDSDLSTSKDTSLPSIKDDDTSELSWCSEATVDDVAVDDAAVDEAAVDDVAVDNVAVDDAAVDDVAVDVAVDDAAVDDVAVDDAAVDDVAVDVAVDDAAVDDAAVDDAAVDDAAVDDVAVDVAVDDAAVDDVAVDDAAVDDVAVDVAVDDAAVDDAAVDDAAVDDAAVDDVAVDDAAVDDVAVDDAAVDDAAVDDAAVDDAAVDDAAVDDAAVDDAAVDDAAVDVAVDVAFDDVALDDGAFYDVPLDDVAVDVTAAATASSGGKRKWLRRIQKFFSSLISFFRRKVED, from the exons ATGCCTTCAAACGAAAACACAAGAGATTCTTCTGCTGCCTCAG TTGCACTGACAGCTTATGAAGTTAAGGCCGGCGACGTGCTCCAAAGCAGCTGTTCCTCCTATTCAGTCCTGAATTTGATAGGGGAAGGCACCTTTGGAAAAATCGCTGCGTCGATAGATCTCAGGACTAAACAGAATGTGGCTGttaaaatcctgaaaaaaagaGAGTCCACCCAGGACACTAAGCATGAG gttTCCATGTTGAAACTCATAGGTCGCCTGGATTCCACCTACATGGTCAGGTTCCATGAGCAATTTGTGCACATGGAACAGAACTGTTTGGTGTTTGAGAGGCTGGAcataagtctctatgacctgcAGTGGAGACAGAGGAAGTACCTTCCTCTAAATCAGATCCGCCCAATTGCCAAGCAG GTCTTTGAGGCCCTGGACGCCCTGAAGGGTATGGATGTCATTCATGCAGACATCAAACCAGAAAACATCATGTTCGTCCACTTGCAGAATCAGCCACTCAGGGTGAAGCTGATAGATTTTGGCTGCTCCATGATGAAGTCCAAAATCCACCAGGGGATGTACATCCAGCCGAATGGGTACAG GGCTCCAGAAATCTCACTCGGCCTTCCGTTCACCGAGGCCGTCGATGTGTGGGGGGTCGGGTGCGTACTGGCCTTCTTGTACATGGCTCAAAACCCGTTCTGTATTAGCTCTGATTATCAAATG ATGAAGGGCATAGTAACAGTGCTGGGCCAGCCGGAGGACCGCCTGCTCCGTGACGGCAACTACAGCCGATGTTTCTTCATCGAAGAGTGGGGTGCAGACCGTTCATCATGGAGATTGATG ACTGCAGAAGAATTCAGAGCAACGAACTGCTTGGAAACAGAGGGGGTGCCAAGCTCTCTGAGCTCTCTAATCAGCCTGATTTTT TTCCATCCATGGTTGGAGGCTGCTGAGATGGACGACCGCATGGTCTTTGTCAATCTGTTGAGCGGGTTGCTGCATGTTGACGGGGATCAGAGAATAACTCCTCGTCAAGCTCTGAGGCATCCCTTCATCACCATGAGCCACCTGAGAAAGGATGGCGACAGCTGGGACTA TCGGACCTCCTCCCAACTGGCAATGAAGGTCTGCCCAAATGCGAACAGTGTCTACTGTGCAACCTCAGACAGTAGCCACGGTGCAACCTCAGACAGTAGCCACGGTGCAATCTCAGAAAAAGGTTACACTGAGTCCATGGACAAAGTCTCCTGTGAGGCTCTAGTCTTCACAAGTGCCCCCAAGTCATCCACTGGAGACAAATACACCAGTTCAGAAGATGACGGGGCTTTTTATGACGTGCCTTTAGaagacgtggctgtagacgtcACCGCTGCAGCCACAACCTCCTCGGGCGGCAAAAGGAAGTGGCTAAGAAGAATCCAGAAATTCTTCTCAAGCCCCATCAGCTTTTTCCGTCGGAAAGTGGACAAAGTCTCCTGTGAGGCTCTAGTCTCCACAAGTGCCCCCAAGTCATCCACTGGAGACAAATACACCAGTTCAGAAGTCTTGGATTCTGACCTGTCAACCTCCAAAGACACCTCAGTACCCTCAATTAAAGACGATGACACCAGTGAACTGTCCTGGTGCTCTGACGCCACTGTAGatgacgtggctgtagacgacgcTGCTGTAGACGAAGCGGCTGTAGACGACGCGGCTGTAGACGACGCTGCTGTagacgacgtggctgtagacgacgtggctgtagacgacgcggctgtagacgacgctgctgtagacgacgtggctgtagacgacgtTGCTTTAGACGATGCGGCTGTAGACATGGCTGTAGACGATGCGGCTGTAGACGACGCAGCTGTAGACGTGGCTTTAGACGACGTGGCTTTAGACGACGTGGCTTTTgacgacgtggctgtagacgacgtggctgtagacgacgtggcTTTTGACGACGTGGCTTTTGACGACGTGGCTTTAGACAACGGGGCTTTTTATGACGTGGCTTTAGATGACGGGGCTTTTTATGACGTGCATTTagacgacgtggctgtagacgacgcTGCTGTAGACGAAGCggctgtagacgacgtggctgtagacaacgtggctgtagacgtggctgtagacgatGCGGCTGTAGACGACGCAGCTgtagacgtggctgtagacATGGCTGTAGACATGGCTgtagacgtggctgtagacgacgtggcTTTTGACGACGTGGCTTTTGACGACGTGGCTTTTGACGACGTGGCTTTAGACGACGGGGCTTTTTATGACGTGGCTTTAGATGACTGGGCTTTTTATGACGTGCCTTTagacgacgtggctgtagacgtcaccgctgcagccacagcctccTCGGGCGGCAAAAGGAAGTGGCTAAGAAGAATCCAGAAATTCTTCTCAAGCCCCATCAGCTTTTTCCGTCGGAAAGTGGACAAAGTCTCCTGTGAGGCTCTAGTCTCCACAAGTGCCCCCAAGTCATCCACTGGAGACAAATACACCAGTTCAGAAGTCTTGGATTCTGACCTGTCAACCTCCAAAGACACCTCATTACCCTCAATTAAAGACGATGACACCAGTGAACTGTCCTGGTGCTCTGAGGCCACTGTAGatgacgtggctgtagacgacgcTGCTGTAGACGAAGCggctgtagacgacgtggctgtagacaacgtggctgtagacgacgctgctgtagacgacgtggctgtagacgtggctgtagacgatGCGGCTGTAGatgacgtggctgtagacgacgctgctgtagacgacgtggctgtagacgtggctgtagacgatGCGGCTGTAGACGACGCAGCTGTAGACGACGCAGCTGTAGACGACGCTGCTGTagacgacgtggctgtagacgtggctgtagacgatGCGGCTGTAGatgacgtggctgtagacgacgctgctgtagacgacgtggctgtagacgtggctgtagacgatGCGGCTGTAGACGACGCAGCTGTAGACGACGCAGCTGTAGACGACGCTGCTGTagacgacgtggctgtagacgacgctgctgtagacgacgtggctgtagacgatGCGGCTGTAGACGATGCGGCTGTAGACGACGCAGCTGTAGACGACGCAGCTGTAGACGACGCTGCTGTAGACGATGCGGCTGTAGACGATGCGGCTGTAGACGACGCAGCTgtagacgtggctgtagacgtgGCTTTTGACGACGTGGCTTTAGACGACGGGGCTTTTTATGACGTGCCTTTagacgacgtggctgtagacgtcaccgctgcagccacagcctccTCAGGCGGCAAAAGGAAGTGGCTAAGAAGAATCCAGAAATTCTTCTCAAGCCTCATCAGTTTTTTCCGTCGGAAAGTGGAGGactga